A section of the Streptomyces sp. NBC_01591 genome encodes:
- a CDS encoding YbaK/EbsC family protein — protein sequence MTERLRTPAPQLQGPPQGAADVTYHRLMSMLARSSAQYRIIDHPPEGRTDLASELRGHRLESAAKCMVVQVRMSHGEDHHVLAVVPGHRRVDLRRIRKLYGGSDATLGDRDEAERLTGCRSGCIIPFSFDEALPLVVDADLLTNEEIYFNAARLDRSIALRTTDYVTLGRPRVATVAK from the coding sequence GTGACCGAGCGGCTGCGAACGCCCGCGCCGCAGTTGCAAGGGCCGCCGCAGGGCGCCGCGGACGTGACGTACCACCGGCTGATGTCGATGCTCGCCCGGTCCTCCGCCCAGTACCGGATCATCGACCATCCGCCGGAGGGCCGGACCGACCTGGCCAGTGAACTGCGCGGCCACCGGCTGGAGTCGGCCGCCAAGTGCATGGTGGTCCAGGTGCGCATGAGCCACGGCGAGGACCACCATGTCCTCGCCGTGGTCCCCGGCCACCGCCGGGTGGACCTGCGCAGGATCAGGAAACTGTACGGGGGCAGCGACGCCACGCTCGGCGACCGGGACGAGGCCGAACGCCTCACCGGCTGCCGGAGCGGCTGCATCATCCCCTTCTCGTTCGACGAAGCGCTTCCGCTGGTGGTCGACGCCGACCTGCTGACGAACGAGGAGATCTACTTCAACGCGGCCCGGCTCGACCGGTCGATCGCCCTGCGGACCACGGACTACGTCACACTGGGCCGCCCACGCGTGGCCACCGTCGCCAAGTAA
- a CDS encoding cytochrome P450 family protein, whose product MALDMEQLKPDESGARSAESLINQDFVRDPHPTYAWMREEGPVKLRQQSGSVLWMLTRYEDARAALAEPKLHKDPRGFPNPAGGTGMGPEEPGMELLSRHMLNSDPPDHTRLRKLTTKAFTARPTEMFRPRIEELAAGLLDGFEAGAKIDIVDDYAMPLSTRVICELIGIPAADGEIFRDWYTTMTGIHAPEQVAEARQSLISYLGALIADKRSHPADDLISNLLQARDADDLLSETEVMSMVFLLLGAGHETAISFMGTAMLSLLSEPDQLAALQNDLSLLPGAVEELLRFESPINVATFRYAVEPVEIGGVTIPAGDSVFVSIGALNRDPSRFAEPDRLEITRPATGHLAFGHGLHHCLGAPLARVEGAVAIGQLITRFPKLSLAVGRDELRWRFSLMLRCLESLPVVL is encoded by the coding sequence ATGGCACTGGACATGGAGCAGCTGAAACCCGATGAGAGCGGGGCCCGTTCGGCGGAGAGCCTGATCAACCAGGACTTCGTACGGGATCCGCACCCCACCTACGCGTGGATGCGCGAGGAGGGCCCCGTCAAGCTCCGGCAGCAGAGCGGCTCGGTGCTGTGGATGCTCACCCGGTACGAGGACGCCCGCGCGGCCCTCGCCGAGCCGAAGCTGCACAAGGACCCGCGCGGCTTCCCCAACCCGGCGGGCGGCACGGGCATGGGGCCGGAGGAGCCCGGCATGGAGCTGCTCTCGCGGCACATGCTCAACAGCGACCCGCCCGACCACACCCGGCTGCGCAAGCTCACCACCAAGGCGTTCACCGCCCGCCCGACGGAGATGTTCCGGCCCAGGATCGAGGAGCTCGCCGCGGGGCTGCTGGACGGCTTCGAGGCGGGCGCGAAGATCGACATCGTGGACGACTACGCGATGCCGCTCTCCACCCGGGTGATCTGCGAACTCATCGGCATCCCGGCCGCGGACGGCGAGATCTTCCGCGACTGGTACACCACGATGACCGGGATCCACGCACCCGAACAGGTCGCCGAGGCCCGGCAGTCGCTGATCAGCTACCTGGGCGCACTGATCGCCGACAAGCGGTCCCACCCCGCCGACGACCTGATCAGCAATCTGCTCCAGGCCCGGGACGCCGACGACCTGCTCTCCGAGACCGAGGTCATGTCGATGGTGTTCCTGCTGCTGGGGGCGGGCCACGAGACCGCGATCAGCTTCATGGGCACCGCGATGCTCTCCCTGCTCTCCGAACCGGACCAACTGGCCGCGCTCCAGAACGATCTGTCGCTGCTGCCCGGCGCCGTCGAGGAGCTGCTGCGCTTCGAGAGCCCGATCAACGTGGCGACGTTCCGCTACGCGGTCGAACCCGTGGAGATCGGCGGGGTGACCATTCCGGCCGGCGACTCGGTGTTCGTCTCCATCGGCGCGCTCAACCGGGATCCCTCCCGGTTCGCGGAGCCCGACCGGCTGGAGATCACCCGCCCGGCCACCGGCCACCTGGCCTTCGGCCACGGGCTGCACCACTGCCTGGGCGCGCCGCTCGCCCGGGTCGAGGGCGCGGTCGCCATCGGCCAGTTGATCACCAGGTTCCCGAAGCTGTCGCTCGCCGTCGGACGCGACGAGCTCCGCTGGCGGTTCAGCCTGATGCTGCGCTGCCTGGAATCGCTGCCGGTCGTGCTGTGA